A stretch of DNA from Rhizobacter sp.:
TGCGCTCGACGCGCTGCTGGCCGCCAAGCGCCCACGCCCCCGCTGGCGCGTGCCGATGGTCCCGCAGCAGCAGCTGCGCTGGCACCGCACCACCTTGCTCGGGCGCACGCCGGGCTGGTCGCCGCCGGCCGCGCCGGTCGGGCCGGTGGGCGCGATCTGGTGGGAGCGGCGTGGCGCACTCGACCCGCTGCGCCCGCAATTGCATTCAAGCGTCGACGCCGAGGGCCGCGGCCGGGTGCAGGTGCATGGCACGCTCAGTGACGCGGCCCGCGCCAGCATCGAGCGCATCGAACTCGAGCTTCGCCGCGGCGACGAGGTGTGGCGCACGCCGCTCGCCATCGCCGATGGGCGATACGAGGGCACGCTCACCGTGGCGCGGCCGGCGTTGTGGTGGCCCCATACCCACGGCGAGCCTGCGCTCTACGAGGCCCGCCTCATCACGCAGCGGCGTGATGCGCCAGGCCCGACCACGCAGCACCTGCGCCCCTTCGGCTTCCGGCGCGTCGACGCCGACACCACCGCAGGCCGCTTCGGCCTGAAGGTCAACGGCGTGCCCGTCTTCTGCCGTGGCGCCTGCTGGACACCGCTCGACGTGGTCTCGCTCACGAGCAGCCCCGAAGCGCTGCACACCGCCGTTCAGCAGGCCCGCGATGCCGGCATGAACATGCTGCGTGTCGGCGGCACCATGGTCTACGAGGGCGATGCCTTCTTCGACGCCTGCGATGCGCTCGGCGTGCTGGTGTGGCAAGAGTTCATGTTCGCCAACATGGACTACCCCGAGCACGACGAGGCCTTCCTCGCGAGCGTGCGCGCCGAGGTGGCGCAGCAGACGGCGCGCTGGCAAGGCCGTGCGTGTGTGGCCGTCGTCTGCGGCAACAGCGAGGGCGAGCAGCAGGCAGCGATGTGGGGCGCGCCACGCGAGCTGTGGGCGCCGGCGCTCTTCCACACCACCCTGCGCGAGGCGGTGGAAGCGGCGCTGCCGGGGGTGCCCTACTGGCCATCGAGCGCCCATGGCGGCGCGTTTCCGCACCAGGCCAACGCCGGCACCGCGTCGTACTACGGCGTGGGGGCCTACCTGCGGCCGCTCGACGATGCGCGCCGCTCGGAGCTGAGCTTCGCCACCGAGTGCCTGGCCTTCGCCAACGTGCCCGACGAGCGCACCGTGGCCCGCATGCCCGGCGGCCTGGGCCTGCGGGTGCACCACCCCGGCTGGAAGGAGCGCACGCCGCGCGACCTCAACGCCGGCTGGGACTTCGAAGACGTGCGCGACCATTACCTCGCCTCGCTCTTCCAGGTCGACCCGGTGCAGCTGCGCTCGGTGGACCACGAGCGTTACCTCGCGCTCAGCCGCATCGTGACGGGCGAGGTGATGGCCTCGGCCTTCACCGAATGGCGGCGCCCCGGCTCGCGCTGCGGCGGGGCGCTCGTGTGGTTCCTGCGCGACCTGTGGGCCGGCGCCGGCTGGGGCCTGGTCGACGACACCGGCCTGCCCAAGGCCTGCTTCCATGCGCTGCGCCGCGTGCTGCAGCCGGTGGCCGTGCT
This window harbors:
- a CDS encoding glycoside hydrolase family 2 protein encodes the protein MTPAAQDTPQRVVLGGMWQICATAPGRCTSPTQLDALAPGEWLTSPHAGTAAALLRSAGRWSLDGPARRFDAEDWWYRTRFTPPLLDAGEALWLGFDGLATLADVWLNGHLILHSDNMFLSHECEVASLLVPGENQLDIRFHALDALLAAKRPRPRWRVPMVPQQQLRWHRTTLLGRTPGWSPPAAPVGPVGAIWWERRGALDPLRPQLHSSVDAEGRGRVQVHGTLSDAARASIERIELELRRGDEVWRTPLAIADGRYEGTLTVARPALWWPHTHGEPALYEARLITQRRDAPGPTTQHLRPFGFRRVDADTTAGRFGLKVNGVPVFCRGACWTPLDVVSLTSSPEALHTAVQQARDAGMNMLRVGGTMVYEGDAFFDACDALGVLVWQEFMFANMDYPEHDEAFLASVRAEVAQQTARWQGRACVAVVCGNSEGEQQAAMWGAPRELWAPALFHTTLREAVEAALPGVPYWPSSAHGGAFPHQANAGTASYYGVGAYLRPLDDARRSELSFATECLAFANVPDERTVARMPGGLGLRVHHPGWKERTPRDLNAGWDFEDVRDHYLASLFQVDPVQLRSVDHERYLALSRIVTGEVMASAFTEWRRPGSRCGGALVWFLRDLWAGAGWGLVDDTGLPKACFHALRRVLQPVAVLITDEGVNGVAVHLVNERAEPLVGELTLCLYGSGDARVDEASLPVTVAARGDTSIALAQHLGGFTDVSYAYRFGPPPVTLVHAQLKAPDGRVVGEAFHFPAGLSQPVHDDLGLSARYEPGRGELVLTTTRAAQHVHVQVDEHLPVDNDFHLAPGATRSLALQRTGAATGRPLKGWVWALNASRPVPIVVPT